In a single window of the Dreissena polymorpha isolate Duluth1 chromosome 3, UMN_Dpol_1.0, whole genome shotgun sequence genome:
- the LOC127872547 gene encoding allatostatin-A receptor-like — protein MDLDFNITLGNRSMVPHEYHKDLLHVDVCIFPDEYHKDLTQNSSVVLLLIVLYMLIIVLALLGNLLVIWTVWINSHMHTVTNYYIVNLAVSDLLVAALVIPLKLLEYTVPCRWQIFRSDGLCSVVYYLLPVFVFASVLTLAAISIERYNAIVHPLSAMTVNSKSRTKKIIAVTWILPFIVAGPYVFSKSYAFTIHSEIGSISREICNDRFNEIDLAIHGDIARVGEFRKGYFLVLFCVIYVVPSAMILVTCVKIAVSLLKPILPESAAIARSEANRRQEENKRKVAKMVVVIALTFIASWTPFYLVNIISQLQQDSFLRKSNFIFTMLITHVCGLINSCLNPIIYTAMSQKFRRSFIDIFKRIWYCFTCNASGKSRLRYGVSHRYMSTLHHTLTETDAHHIALQEHGKCNGSLRSPKAGSKSSSSGTDPEVRHIKTVDNTLVNKYFLEDARLDSHCGDCIDHSCDD, from the exons ATGGATCTGGACTTCAATATAACACTTGGAAATAGGTCTATGGTTCCACATGAATACCACAAGGACCTACTGCACGTGGATGTTTGCATATTTCCGGATGAATACCATAAGGACCTGACGCAGAACAGTTCGGTTGTACTCCTCTTGATCGTTCTGTACATGCTCATAATAGTGCTAGCGTTGCTAGGTAACCTGCTCGTGATCTGGACGGTGTGGATCAACTCTCACATGCACACGGTGACCAACTACTACATCGTGAACCTTGCTGTCTCTGACTTGCTCGTGGCGGCCCTCGTGATTCCTCTCAAGCTGCTCGAGTACACCGTCCCCTGCCGGTGGCAAATATTCCGCAGTGACGGGCTCTGCTCCGTCGTCTACTATCTGCTTCCGGTGTTCGTGTTTGCCAGCGTCCTTACACTCGCAGCAATCTCCATAGAGAG GTATAATGCAATAGTTCATCCGCTCTCTGCAATGACGGTCAACAGCAAATCGAGGACAAAGAAAATAATTGCTGTTACCTGGATACTACCATTCATCGTAGCCGGACCTTACGTTTTCAGCAAAAGTTACGCATTTACTATTCACAGTGAAATCGGCTCCATTTCAAGAGAAATCTGTAATGACCGCTTTAACGAAATCGATCTTGCAATACACGGCGACATCGCCCGGGTCGGCGAGTTTCGTAAAGGCTATTTCCTGGTCTTGTTCTGTGTAATTTACGTAGTTCCAAGCGCGATGATCCTGGTAACGTGTGTTAAGATTGCCGTCAGTCTCCTGAAGCCAATACTTCCAGAAAGCGCTGCTATTGCTCGATCAGAAGCAAACAGACGACAAGAAGAAAATAAACGGAAG GTTGCAaagatggtggtggtgattgCCCTGACATTCATAGCGTCCTGGACACCTTTCTACCTTGTCAACATTATCAGTCAACTGCAGCAAGACAGTTTCCTGAGAAAATCAAACTTCATCTTTACAATGCTAATAACACATGTCTGCGGCTTAATAAATAGTTGTTTGAACCCGATTATTTATACCGCCATGAGTCAAAAGTTCAGGAGGAgctttattgatatatttaaaagaaTATGGTATTGTTTTACCTGTAATGCATCGGGTAAAAGTAGACTGCGTTACGGTGTTTCACATCGATATATGTCAACGCTGCATCATACATTAACAGAAACAGACGCCCACCATATTGCATTACAAGAGCATGGGAAATGCAATGGTTCCCTTCGTAGCCCAAAGGCTGGTTCTAAGAGCAGCAGCAGTGGAACGGATCCGGAAGTGCGACATATTAAGACAGTTGATAATACACTTGTTAACAAGTATTTTTTAGAAGATGCTCGACTGGATTCACACTGTGGCGATTGCATTGATCATTCTTGCGATGACTAA